A window of Aquila chrysaetos chrysaetos chromosome 19, bAquChr1.4, whole genome shotgun sequence genomic DNA:
CCTGAATACAAGCTTTATAAGGACAGGTGTCTGTCTTTGGAATTGGGCGGGGGGGAAGCATTTATATTGCCTGCTCTAAGGTGATGCTACATCTTTCAGAAGCTGTATAAATTAGTATGattgaaaaagcattttttcttcacaatgcAAACcacaatgattaaaaaaaaaaaagggggggggggggggtcaaggctagggtttttttagagATTCCCCAAAACCTGagtatttttctccctgaaatttCCTCCATTCTGCTAGCACTGAATTTCTGTCACAAGATGACCCCCTTTCGGCTGTTATGAGGGTCACTCTGTACCCTGTAGAGAACACTATTATCACAGAGCAGTCAGGAGTGATACTGCTGTCAGACTTCCCAGCATATAGATcaagtgaccaaaaaaaaagcccagtcAGAACACACTTTGTCCTTGCAACCAGTTTGCCTTGAAATTAGATTTTTCCTGAAGCAAGGAACTGTACTGAGAGGCCTCAGGTGGCTGGTGCTGTTACTGTGGTATTGCAGCTACCTCTGGTTTTTAAGATCAATGGTCTGGAGTAATGCATTTATGAGTCAGGCTTGTCTTCACATTGGCAACTGACTGTATGTTCTAGAGCAATATAAATTGTTGATTTTCCTACTGCGTGAGATATCTGTAGGGTATTCCGCACTTTGAGAACTAAATCgggatttttttctacagaagcaATCATCTCCATCTGATGTATGGTCTTAACTGTAAAACCTGTATGTAAAACCTGGTCAACAATCGTGTACACTTCAATAAAATTCTAGTATCCCCCCGAGATGCACATGGAAATACTTATTAATGAGAATTAAGAATTCAGCATCAAGACCCTTAATTGGCTTGCTTTAAAACTTGTGCTCTAGCACTGctgaaaaatgtgttaaagGAGTTTCATCGTGTTTATGTACTTTTTCCTAACAAATTTGTTGTTACAGCAGGAAAACCATGCACTGTATTTCTCTGTAACCAGGAGTAGCAGCCTGATTGGTACAGGGAAGCAGCAAAGACAGACTGCCTCCACAACGGTTGTTATGTAAATTGGTTTAGTTTTTCTTAATTCAAAGTATTGCTGTATCGTGTGGTGTTCTGATACTGGCCTGCATCAAAACAGAGAGCTGGGCCTTACCTTCATCACCCCCACTTCAGAGATTCTCACGGAGCAAGTATTTTACAAGACAGTGAGTTATGGTATCTCCAGAAGTCATCAGACTTTAACCAACAGAACCACTTACCTGCgataataaaaacataaaataaagccATTACTTTGCAATAGTATctttaagaatgaaaattaatggCTCTGTGGTTATTGCGAGCATTTAACAAGATATAGTTAAGATATTGTAAACAGATCCTAGTGCTTTTTAAAGTGTGAGATTCAAAACCATCTTCCATTCCATGTACTATTTTGGTATCAATTCAAGTGATAATCATTCTCAGAgtaattaaaatgcatgctCTGATACTTAGTGATCTGACTTGGACAAACCCCTTTTTTTTAGACACTAATTTCTTAGGGTGAAAGGTGAAGATTGTATGTaacgagaaaaaaaaaatcacattcctcaatgttttttaataagttgCAAAGACTGATACTTCTTTCCGGCATAACAGATGAACACACAAATTGCAAATACGTATTTTAAGTGTTCTGCATGGGTTGTGTCAAAGGTCAGCTATACACTCCTTAGGCAAGAAAGGTGTTATGtttataaaaaaggaaactttccaGTTGTACGCTATGTACTTCTTAAacaactgggggaaaaaaaagttctcaaaagTAAGGTAAAGACAGACTGAAACTGCTTCAAAATTCAGCAGGACACCAAGATGCTGTCAGTCAGTTCTAGTATGCACGCGCGTGAAGGAGCGCCCTCACGGAAACCTGGAAATGCTCCTTCCATTCTCCGTTTTGCGCAGGGGGTACAACATACCTCATGCAACTCTCAAGAAGTCAAAGGACGAGCTTTTACCAGTTCTTGGCCTCCTACCCACTGTAACAATCTCCTTGCAAACGCTGCCTCCCTGCCGAAAATCTTCGCTAGAACAAGTTTTAGTTGTATTCTTCCTTCTACCATTTTAGTAGAAACAAGCCAGTCGCAGACTACGTATCACAGCAATAGCTTTTACTGCATTCTTAGAAGAATGCACATGTCCAATATAAACCCGTAGAGATGGACTTCTGACTACTCAAGGTCTGAACTACTGCCAAAAGAATGCCGAGAGACTGGCTATAGATAAGAATCaacagaaatactaaaaaaagcactgattttATCTTCTATATGTACCATTTTTTATGCTGATTTTCAATATGACCATCTATTCCACAGCCCTCAACAAATGATAGCCTCATCTCCCTTGTACCCGCCCTAGTCCAGCTATCCTCCTGCTAATAAGCAAAGGCAGAATTATTTCTCCAAATCTGCATATCCCACTGaaactgggtgaaaaactgtaGAATCAGCTACTGTCAATGTGCAATTTTACACAGGGCATTCTTTAAACACAAAGCCCATTTGTACAACCCCCATACCTAATGTATCTCCTGAGACATTTACAGTCTAACGAATAGCATACACAACCCTATAAACGGAGTACTGTTGATTCTAGCAGAAAACCTGTTTAACTACAAGCTCTGGAGaacacaagtttttaaaaatcagtaaatttACAAAAAGGCCtttgtgttttgcagaagaTCTCTGTGTTTCACAGGGAAAACCGACTACGGTTTTGACAAGTGGCATGAGAAATCTGATAATCTGCAAGTACCAAGAAATGCCAAGTGTTGGAATATGGTTCCCTACATTTACTTTGGTATCATCTCTCCAGGCAGCTAGAGATTGCAGAAGCACcgatttgttttctcctctcagATGCTGCTAAGCTcttcagaggaaagagagagaaattaatttagaatgCTACTAAGAGTCACAGCACCAGACTCAAACTGTAAAGGACTAACAGGGAACTGAGCATGAAATTGTTTcttatttaactgctaaatagTCTTCAAGCAGCTGTGGGgtggaaaaatactggaaaacgAAGGTAGCGTAGCCATGCAGTCTAACACTGATGGCACTTGGTTCTGTGGTACGTACGGTTTAACAAACACAAACTTCAATGCTGAACAGGGTATTTTCTACAACCAGCGGCCAAAAAGGCAGAGCATGCcagtatgtttttaaatttttaagctatgttttttgtgaaatgttcctttttatCAAGCTGCAGACTACTTTCACTAGAATGCCTGGATGCTAGAAAGCCAGCACGCTATTTTAAACTGCTCTCTACCAATAAAGCATTTAAGATTAACAGAAATCAAAGAGTACAGTACATGGCTCGCTCtggagctttaaaaatgttctgtcCTTTCAGCACCCTCAAACCTTTTTTTACACTCACTCCAGCGTTTTAGCGTGGAAATAACACTTTGATGAAAGATTATGGTTTAACAGCATATTATTAACCACTCGTCAAACTTCAGAACCTGAAAAtgggacagaaaggaggaagatgcCAATAGACAATGGAAGCATTTACGTAAGTATTCTACTCCTCCATGGTTTATTGATCAAACATGCccacattaataaaatattaagaaagaaaaacaactgtaaaataCAAGGAGTGGTGATTCTCAGAAGTACAATCTTTGGTTCAAGGaataatgctttcattttgtccTCACCACAAAATTAACTTGAAAGACAGAGGAGTAAGAACATTTCTCCTGCATACCCTAATCCATTTTATCTTGTTTTGCAACTGATGACCCCCACAGATAGCAGCAAcagcattttcccctttctgttttcccattttgtgTAATGAACCACTAAATTAAAGCAAGGCAttagtgagaagaaaaagatgaaaaaacatttgagcCCATAAATTGAAAGATCAACAAGTCTGATTTTATTATGATATCGTATTCTTATCTGGATGGCACATAAttacaaagaaacatttacaatatattttcaagTATTAAGTTATGTCATTTCAAGGCTTCCACTTCAAAAAGCTACATTAATAATACACCATACAGATAGTACAGTCGGTTAGAGTTTCAAATAACTTCCTCCCCTCTATTTGGTTTAAATAAGATTCAGTAGGCACTAGAAATGCCTGCAGCCACTTACTTTCTTGGGACTTGACCTTGTTCTTGTACCAGTATACATCATTTTGCATGTCAGAAAATCAGCTACTCTCAGACACAGCTCACAGGTAGTTTCATGACTAGAGCGATGCGCAGGTTCACAACAGAGACCAGAACTACGTCCCTGACCCCTACCATTTAGCAgtaatgcaaaaagaaagaatgcatATTTAAGTTAACTTAAAAAACACTTCTACACTGAAGTAACTGTAAAAATGCCATTGTAACATCTCATACGTGCTACATTAGTGTTTCTCGTTTCATCAAGCATGTTGAACttcaaaataaagcatgttCATGAAGTCTGAGCTAGGCAGATTGAGCCTAGGTTGAATCTAACtcaattatttccattttgcgTATCAGTCAGTACGGGTCTTGATGGTTAACTCTGATTCCTGTGGCACTGGTATAACCCATCAATTACAGCAGGGTTACACAATTTAAGACTGAAACTTTGAACAGTCCTGTTGACGCCACCACAGAGGTGTAAGGTAACACATAGCCCACTAAGTCTCTTTTGTGCTGGCAATATACCCTGAACAGATGGAATTCTGCATACAGTGGAGTGAAACCTGTTTGATAGGacattgtcttttaaaaaaaccatctTGGATGACAGTAAATGATCCCAGcattcaacctttttttttttttttttttttcaaccaaaGACAGCAAAAGCCCTGTTACctctttattctcatttcttatactaccttttaaaataaagcaggaaaTGTGGCCAGCAGCTGGTCCCGTCTCTTCTGCCCCAACACAGCTGAATCCACTTtagcataaagaaaaacaaggatgCTAAATACACATATACTTTATCACACAGTGatgtttcacaaagaaaaatcaaactccTTTTAAACTGATGAACACTTGATAGGGTCTAGCACCAATAAAGCAAATGACTGGGAGAAAACGCTTCACATTCTACTTAGCCTTAAACATAACATTTAAGGCTTTAAGAAACAAGACTTCAGAAACACTAGatagaatcttttttttaaagaagttaatAAACGAAACTGTTTTAGGAAAGTCTATTCTTTGTGAAACCTCACTTTACATATTATCATTTTCACAATCCTTCTTCCCCCAACTGACATACATATAAACAACCTAAACATTATaatacaactgaaaaaacaaCCCACTCATCTTTTGTGATAGGGAGAAACACTGACTAGTACAAGAAAACACACGCTACTGTTTGTCAAActatttttcctcccatctcAGTTAATTATGGAGCATTTTTCAAATCATTAGCCTCCAAATACGTATTTGCTCATCTCCAAACTGTGCTTAATTATATAAAGTTATAGATTTCTGGATACTGTAAGAGGCTAAATTAAGAACTCTACAGTAAAATTAAGCACATGCATATACATGCaatatctttaaaatttaaagctaCTTTGAAGTAACACAGGAATTTCAGTGTGCATGGGCACAGAGATTTACTTATGGGAAGCTAAAGTAACGAGTTACTTCAATGCACTGCATTCATCAAACCACAATTCTCGTTAGAGGTCCATGCAAAAAAATGACTCCTCTATATTAGGGTTCCACTGTACAGATATAACCAGTGTTCAGGTTCTGTTTAATCAGGCAAAACTCCGCATCATGAATGAGAGCAAGCCAGAGAAGGACTTTTTAGAGGTACCGTGCATCCCTAACActagacagtattttaaaacaacagttcaaaaattcttttttttttttttttcccatttaaaaagcaatttacttACACTTTTGGGACAGTCCCCTATGATAAAAGGCTGTAAATGTCACATCCCCCTTATTagcatattttcccttttcagctCATCAGATCCTTAGTTTAATAGAAAATTCCTATTTCAAACGGCACaagcatttatttcttaattcaAAAGGTAGCTCATGTTTTGGCTACTGTGtgcatattcatttaaaaaaaggaaaagaggaaaacagctaATTAGAATGACATGATCGTAATTTTCACTATTAGTTATCATCCAGAGCTAGAAACATTTTGGCAGAGTAGGCCAAGGACCAGAGAAATCATTTCCTGAACCAGTCATTACAAGAGACTGGCATAAGCAAAGCAAGCTGTCTGATACCGCATTATGGGAATATATTGATCCTTACCAGGTTGCGAGGTGGAAAACGACTGTTCTTTAACCCCTACACAACGGAGCCTGGCAGGGCAAGCACCTAAAAGAGAAACTGTCAGAGAGGTTTTAATAGTAATGTATAACTGAGATGCAGTACAATTTTATatgcatgctttcttttgccgATCATTACTATTTTCTTAAGTCTGTCCAGTGACGATGTCTTAATgaagtttttggtttggttttctaaGCAAGCATTTTCGGCTCCTCAGGATAAGCAGGCTAGACATTATCTGACTCAAGACCGGGCAGTCAGCGTTATCTTTACTGGCAACTGCGAAGTGGAACCGAGCACACCTTCATGCGTCAGGTCGGCATGATCTTTTTTCACCCAAGCGCTGCAAACGGGCTCTGGTGGCACCTCTGCGTGTATATGCGCGTGTCAGTTTGCACGATAATTACTGCACTGCTGTACACAGCTCTGCACGACTCTTAGGCCAGACAGGCTCAGACCACTACCGTCCACACGCCAGATTTACGCGACCTTTCACCAAGGCCACCGTCTGGCTCCCAACGTGCCGTTcgagagattttttttttttttttttccgttaCCCTGGCCACTTAAGCGCCAGGTTCCCCTCCTCCGCATCTCCCCCAATACCACCCCATCACCACTGTgtatttatccttttttttttctccgcACCATCGCCTGCTTCCTCCGCCACGACGCGAGGCCCCTAGGGGCGAGAACCCCACGAGTACTTGCAGCAGGTACTTGACCCTACATTTTGAAGGAGGCCGCCGCCCGCCGAGCACAGATGGAGCAGAACTCCACCGACACCTGATCCCGGTCCACGTGGAGGCAGAtcccgccggcggccgcccaCTCCTCCTCCGTCTCCGtcaccaccgccgccgccgccgcctcctccagGCCGGCAGGCCGGGAGCTGGGCAGGGCGTAGTCGTGGTCTCCGCTCTCGCCGGCGGGCtggaggtggtggtgatggcggcgggggctgcccgtGTCCCTGAAGAGGCTGGTGCCGAGCTGCAGCCCGCCGGCGCGGATCCCGGCTAGGCGGCTCAGGAGCTGCCCTAGAGCGCTCTGGTTAGCCAGCACGGCCCGCAGGTAGCTGCTCTCCCGCTCCAGCTCTCGCAGGCGCCGGCTCAGGCCGCGGTTGCGGTCCCGCAGCTGCCGGTTCTCGGCAGCCAGGCCCTGCAGGCGgctctccagccccagcacgTACTGCTTCTTCTTCAGCCGGTTcagccgcgccgccgccgccgccttcagccggctcccggccccgccgttCCTCCGGCCGGGCGCCGCCGGCCTCTGGCCCTggcccggcgggggcggcggctcCGGTTCCCCACAGAAGCAGCCGCTCAGCTCCGCGTCCAGGTCCCAGTCCGGCCGGGCCGCCTCCAGCAGgtctcccagctccagccccgggAACCAGTCCTCTTGCTCCCACACCTCCAGCGGGCCGCCGGGCGCCTCCGGTTCCTTCTCTTGCCGCCGCGGCTCCGAGGcgcccgcctcccgccgcggcggcTGCTGTTGCTTGGGCCGCGCGGGGCCCGGATCCCCTTCCCCGCCGCCATCCCGCCCTCGCGGGGCCTGCCCCGCGCCGGCTAGCGGCCAGACGGCGCCCGAGGGGCTCGCTCCGCCGGAGGAGGCCGCCAGCAGCTGGGTGAGGCTGTGGCGCatgacggcggcggcggctgagGGGGccggcgggacgggacgggacgggacggagCCTGAGGAGAGCGGCCAGCGGCTGCGGCCCGGCGCTCCCGCCGCGGTGCCTGTCGGGAAGCGGCACCGCGAGcacggggatggggggggggggggcggggggcgcctCAGCCACTGCGCCCGCGCGCGGGAAAGCGGCGGCTGTgaggggctgtgtgtgtgtgtgagggggctctgtgtgtgtgaggggcTGTGAGTGTGTGAGGGGCTGTGGGTGTGGGTGAGGGGgctctgtgtttgtgtgagGGAGCTCTGTGAGTGTGTGAgggggctctgtgtgtgtgtgaggggcTCTCTGTGTGTGAGAgggggctctgtgtgtgtgtgaggggcTCTCTGTGTGTGAGAGGGGgctgtgagtgtgtgtgtgtgaggggcTGTGGGTGTGGGTGAGAGGGGCTCTGTGTGAGTGTGTGAGGGGGCTGTGAGTGTGTGAGGGGGGgctgtgagtgtgtgtgtgagggggcTGTGGGTGTGTGAgggggctctgtgtgtgtgtgaggggggctgtgagtgtgtgtgtgtgtgtgaggggcTGTGGGTGTGTGAGGGGCTGTGGGTGAGAggggctctgtgtgtgtgtgtgaggggctgtgtgtgtgagggggggCAGTGTGAGAggggctctgtgtgtgtgtgtgtgagggggcTGTGTGTGTCTGGGTGGGGGCagtgtgtgggggggagtgTGTGTATGAGGAGGGCTGTGAGCGTGTGAGTGGCTGTGTGTATGAGGGGgctgtgtgtgggggggttgAGTTTGTGTGAGGGGGCTGTGAGTGTGTGTGAGGGGGGATGAGTGCGTGTGAGGGTGAGTGTTGTGAGGGGGGATGAGTGCGTGTGAGGGTGAGTGTTGTGAGGGGGGGATGTCTCTCACCCACACACACCACcgagggaagggaaggggaatggCCCCCGGGGGCTGCAGTATTTTGGGGGGGCTTTGCCGCCGGGCTGTTCTGTCACAGAGCGGgtgggcagcccccagccccaatTTAGACCGCTCAGGTACCTGGTTTTAGGCTCTCTGGCAGTCACCTGAGGGAAACGGGCACTCCTTGCTGCATTTCAACTaataaaaacagagcagctgACTGAAGTCCTCCCATGTTCCTTCCTCTCAGACCGGGGGCCTAGTTTGTAGCCTGGGTCAGTTGGTGTTTGCACTGTAGATACCTGCATTTAGATGAATTAAATGTGCATGCGGGGTGGGCGTGTCAGGGGGAAAAAGATGGTTGAAAAGTAGGAGGCTGTAGACCATAAAACAGGCGTGGAATGACACTTGCAGGAGCCAGGATCAAAACGAAAGGCTGTGGTTCATCGTGCAGCAGGTAGTGGAGCAATACTTCTCACCTGGCTTTGTGTGGGTTCAAGGAGAGTCCGGAGAAGTTCAGAAAACAAGTCTGTTGACAGCTACTACTTGCTTAGAAACCACATCTGGTTCAGTAAGTCCTTGAGATGAACTGGCCGCAAGCTGGAGGATCTTCCGGCCACTTCTGTACGTGGCTCAACAGATACCAAGTCTGACACGGTACTGCTGCTTTGTAGATGCTCAGGACTGAGAGCTACCCAAACACCTAGCTAAAATGTCAAGTTATCCCATGACATACATGCACGTGAAAGAACTTGGAGAGCTCTCAAGGCAGCTGCCTACAGCCCAGGTGGGGGATGCTATTTGGCCcatcctgggttttttttgttggagaGTTAGTTAAAGATCACAAGCTGAAACGCAGCAGCCAAAAGCCTCCTCCTTGGCTGGGAGAGAGGCAAGAGAGAGTGGGATGCCTCTGTATCCCACGGTGCtgacagggaagggaaaggtatttttttgtcaaaaattgCCAGCCATACACAAAATGGAAGGGTGTATCACTACTATTTGCTCTACAGAAAACACCTAAAAACCAGAACAGACTTAAACTGGCAGAACATCTAGAGCCTCAACCTGTTTCAAAGACTACTGAAATCACCCAGAGGCCTCTCAATTTATTTTGAGCTGAACAGCGATATATATAATGCTATGACATTAAATAAGACTAAAACAACTGTAGAAACCCACAAGACTACTAGACAGCTGTACACAATCATCTCCTTGAGCATCAGGTGTTGTATGATATTACTGTTCTGACCTGTTGGGTTCCTGAATCATGACTGTTCAGGACGTAGCCATTGCAAGGGGGGATTTCTGTCCTGGAGACTCGGTGTTGCCTCTTACATGCCCAACCTCTGTTGAACTTCAAGGGAGAATCAAACATAAAAGGCTAAGGTTTGGATCTTTGGTCCGTCTTGGAAAATAATGTGCTTTTaactgtaaaaaatgaaaatctatgATACCACAGAGGTTAGGATCAAATAAATcaaattcatattttacatttctcacCCTCATCTTTCATGTCACAGGTTTGATGAGTTCAACAATCCCTGTTCAGATCTAACAGTCTAGAGCTCTTTTACTTATGTAAaagtgtaacaaaaaaaaaaggctacagaACAATCCTTGTAGGAGTCTTTAAGATGGTAAGTACATTACAGAGAAATCAGAAGATGGTCTCatgga
This region includes:
- the CREBZF gene encoding CREB/ATF bZIP transcription factor, giving the protein MRHSLTQLLAASSGGASPSGAVWPLAGAGQAPRGRDGGGEGDPGPARPKQQQPPRREAGASEPRRQEKEPEAPGGPLEVWEQEDWFPGLELGDLLEAARPDWDLDAELSGCFCGEPEPPPPPGQGQRPAAPGRRNGGAGSRLKAAAAARLNRLKKKQYVLGLESRLQGLAAENRQLRDRNRGLSRRLRELERESSYLRAVLANQSALGQLLSRLAGIRAGGLQLGTSLFRDTGSPRRHHHHLQPAGESGDHDYALPSSRPAGLEEAAAAAVVTETEEEWAAAGGICLHVDRDQVSVEFCSICARRAAASFKIFSFRCLPCQAPLCRG